Proteins from one Pseudomonas grandcourensis genomic window:
- a CDS encoding Hsp70 family protein, which yields MNNASPARALGIDFGTSNSTVGWLRPGVETLIALEDDKITLPSVVFFNIEERRPVYGRLALHEYLEGYEGRLMRSLKSLLGSKLIKHDTSVLGTAMPFKDLLGLFIGQLKSRAEAAAGREFEEVVLGRPVFFVDDDPMADKEAEDTLVDVARKIGFKEVSFQYEPIAAAFDYESTIEKEELVLIVDIGGGTSDFSLVRLSPERRGVDNRHEDILATGGVHIGGTDFDKQLSLQGLMPLFGYGSRMKSGAYMPTSHHMNLATWHTINSVYSQKSQLALGSMRYDIEDTGGIDRLFKLIEQRAGHWLAMEVEETKIQLTHADNRHVPLDRIEAGLSVDLSRALFESAIDSLLERVRNSVTQLLADADVRVDQVDTVFFTGGSSGIPALRNSVSAMLPNARHVEGNIFGSIGSGLAIEAAKRYGSMD from the coding sequence ATGAACAACGCATCTCCAGCCCGTGCCTTGGGTATCGACTTTGGCACGTCCAACTCCACTGTCGGCTGGCTGCGCCCCGGCGTGGAAACGCTGATCGCGCTGGAGGACGACAAGATCACCCTGCCGTCGGTGGTCTTCTTCAATATCGAAGAACGCCGCCCGGTGTACGGCCGGCTGGCGCTGCACGAGTACCTGGAAGGCTACGAAGGCCGCCTGATGCGCTCGCTCAAGAGCCTGCTGGGTTCCAAGCTGATCAAGCACGACACCAGCGTCCTGGGCACGGCGATGCCGTTCAAGGACCTGCTCGGGCTGTTCATCGGCCAGCTCAAGAGCCGCGCCGAAGCCGCCGCCGGTCGGGAATTCGAAGAAGTGGTGCTGGGTCGGCCGGTGTTTTTTGTCGACGATGACCCGATGGCCGACAAAGAAGCCGAAGACACCCTGGTAGACGTGGCACGCAAGATCGGCTTCAAGGAAGTCTCGTTCCAGTACGAACCGATTGCCGCCGCGTTCGACTACGAGTCGACCATCGAGAAAGAAGAGCTGGTGTTGATCGTCGATATCGGCGGTGGTACCTCCGACTTCTCGCTGGTGCGCCTGTCGCCGGAGCGTCGGGGCGTGGATAACCGCCACGAGGACATCCTCGCCACCGGCGGTGTGCACATCGGCGGAACCGACTTCGACAAACAGCTCAGCCTGCAAGGCCTGATGCCGCTGTTCGGTTACGGCAGCCGCATGAAGAGCGGCGCCTACATGCCGACCAGTCACCACATGAACCTGGCGACCTGGCACACCATCAACTCGGTGTACTCACAGAAGTCGCAACTGGCCCTGGGCAGCATGCGCTACGACATCGAGGACACCGGCGGTATCGACCGTCTGTTCAAGCTGATCGAACAGCGCGCCGGGCACTGGCTGGCCATGGAAGTGGAAGAAACCAAGATCCAGTTGACCCACGCCGACAATCGCCACGTGCCGCTGGACCGCATTGAAGCGGGCCTGAGCGTGGACTTGAGCCGTGCATTGTTCGAGTCGGCCATCGACAGCCTGCTGGAGCGTGTACGCAACAGCGTCACCCAACTGCTGGCAGACGCCGATGTGCGGGTCGACCAGGTCGATACGGTGTTCTTCACCGGCGGTTCGAGCGGGATTCCGGCGCTGCGCAACAGTGTTTCGGCAATGCTGCCGAATGCGCGGCATGTGGAAGGGAACATCTTTGGCAGTATCGGTAGCGGTCTGGCGATCGAGGCGGCTAAACGCTACGGTTCCATGGACTGA